The following coding sequences are from one Clostridioides difficile ATCC 9689 = DSM 1296 window:
- a CDS encoding tetratricopeptide repeat protein: MDFKIEKYLLKKAEELAFITIKHGGEFKLKSYEVPKGGLDVPIKNEVLVKGIKEKTAQDKLNSMSIADAMIYIIGIDSKFKNNAEYEKFLNALSKDIDLDLKSYMGYMSRKYFEIGEHTDSLIYIKAFITMYPDDLDAMYNYAIVCQEIAKQYQKDMDDKAMNAFLLEAMAKLEKVIDVDENFALGYYHLGYHYYNQGQYLKTKLTWEEALRLGLDADLVAEVQENLGKMDFKVQYEEGYTLVFQGKFKEGLEKLLPLEEEHMDWWNLLFMIALGYKGMDEIEQAKMYLEKILIIKPNQVDTIVELGLCEAYKNNLDKAIEYFEQAAKIKEDPEILCNLGMAYLNNGDIDDATYYIERAYELNPQDEITIACLRELGINK; this comes from the coding sequence ATGGATTTTAAGATAGAAAAATATTTGCTAAAAAAAGCAGAAGAATTAGCTTTTATAACTATAAAACATGGTGGAGAGTTTAAATTAAAAAGCTATGAAGTGCCAAAAGGTGGATTAGATGTACCTATAAAAAATGAGGTATTAGTAAAAGGGATAAAAGAAAAGACTGCTCAAGATAAGTTAAATTCAATGTCTATAGCAGATGCAATGATATATATAATTGGAATAGATAGTAAGTTTAAAAACAATGCAGAGTATGAGAAGTTTTTAAATGCTTTATCAAAAGATATTGATTTGGATTTGAAATCGTATATGGGATATATGTCGAGAAAATACTTTGAGATTGGTGAACATACAGATTCTTTAATATATATAAAAGCATTTATAACAATGTATCCAGATGATTTAGATGCAATGTATAACTATGCGATTGTTTGCCAAGAGATAGCTAAACAGTATCAAAAAGATATGGATGATAAGGCAATGAATGCATTCTTACTTGAAGCCATGGCTAAGCTTGAAAAGGTAATTGATGTTGATGAGAATTTTGCATTAGGTTATTATCACTTAGGCTACCATTATTATAATCAAGGTCAATATTTAAAGACTAAGCTGACTTGGGAAGAAGCGTTAAGGCTAGGGTTAGATGCTGATTTAGTAGCTGAGGTACAAGAGAATCTGGGCAAGATGGACTTTAAAGTTCAATATGAAGAAGGATATACACTTGTATTCCAAGGTAAGTTTAAGGAAGGATTAGAGAAGTTACTTCCATTAGAAGAAGAACATATGGATTGGTGGAACTTGCTGTTTATGATAGCACTTGGATATAAGGGTATGGACGAAATAGAGCAGGCTAAGATGTATCTTGAGAAGATATTGATAATAAAGCCTAATCAAGTGGATACTATAGTGGAATTGGGGCTTTGTGAGGCTTATAAGAATAATTTAGATAAAGCAATAGAGTATTTTGAACAAGCGGCTAAGATAAAGGAAGACCCAGAAATACTTTGCAATTTAGGAATGGCTTATTTAAATAATGGTGATATTGATGATGCAACTTACTATATAGAAAGAGCTTATGAATTAAATCCACAAGATGAAATTACTATTGCTTGTCTAAGAGAACTTGGAATAAATAAGTAA
- a CDS encoding sugar O-acetyltransferase: MNINEFLTHINQRKPVSSKSEIHEFMVKLSNEAMKITSKLNSSYHEPEEVRSLFSELIGKKVDESFFMFPPFYTDCGKNITIGKNVFINSSCHFQDQGGIEIGDNTQIGHNVVLATLNHGIAPEKRGTTYPSPITIGKNVWIGANVTVVPGVTIGDNAIIAAGAVVTKNVAENTIVGGVPAKLLRVIDEIPE, from the coding sequence ATGAATATCAATGAATTTTTAACACATATCAATCAAAGAAAACCTGTTTCTAGTAAATCAGAAATACATGAATTTATGGTTAAGTTGAGTAATGAGGCAATGAAAATCACAAGTAAGTTAAATTCTTCTTATCATGAACCAGAAGAAGTCCGTAGTTTATTTTCTGAGTTAATTGGAAAAAAGGTAGATGAATCATTTTTTATGTTTCCACCATTTTATACAGATTGTGGAAAAAACATCACAATAGGAAAAAATGTTTTTATAAATAGCAGTTGCCATTTTCAAGACCAGGGGGGGATTGAGATTGGAGATAATACGCAAATTGGGCATAATGTGGTATTGGCTACACTTAACCATGGTATTGCACCAGAGAAACGTGGTACAACTTATCCTTCTCCAATCACAATAGGAAAAAATGTATGGATTGGTGCTAATGTAACTGTAGTTCCAGGAGTTACTATTGGAGATAATGCAATTATCGCTGCTGGAGCAGTTGTAACAAAAAATGTTGCAGAAAATACTATTGTAGGTGGTGTTCCTGCAAAGCTTTTAAGAGTTATTGATGAAATCCCAGAATAA
- a CDS encoding bifunctional enoyl-CoA hydratase/phosphate acetyltransferase has protein sequence MIKKLDDILEQLKGGEKIVLSVAAAHDKEVLMAIKDAVERNIITPILVGNEGKIREISKEIGFDLSGIKIVDKDDIKECAEIAVKLVSSKEADFVMKGLLDTSVILKEVLNKDYGLRTDSLLSHVMVYELEKYHKLLITTDGGMNIAPDYEQKAKILKNSIKAAKALGMETVKVACLAAKEKVNPKMQATVDADMLAKACKEGEFGENVIVEGPLAFDLAVSKEASEIKGFKSEVSGDVDIILVPTIEVGNGIGKAFTYMADSKSAGIIMGAKAPIVLVSRADSHESKLYSIAYGAIVAKNMK, from the coding sequence TTGATAAAAAAATTAGATGATATTTTAGAACAACTTAAGGGAGGAGAGAAAATTGTACTCTCTGTAGCAGCAGCTCATGATAAAGAAGTTTTAATGGCAATAAAGGATGCTGTAGAAAGAAATATAATTACTCCTATATTGGTTGGAAATGAAGGCAAAATAAGAGAAATATCAAAAGAAATAGGATTTGATTTAAGTGGTATCAAAATAGTGGATAAGGATGATATCAAAGAGTGTGCAGAAATAGCAGTTAAATTAGTATCAAGTAAAGAAGCCGACTTTGTAATGAAAGGATTATTAGATACATCTGTCATATTAAAAGAAGTGTTAAATAAAGACTATGGTCTTAGAACTGATAGTTTATTAAGTCATGTTATGGTATATGAGTTAGAAAAATACCATAAATTACTTATAACTACAGATGGAGGTATGAATATAGCTCCTGATTATGAACAAAAGGCAAAGATATTAAAAAATTCTATAAAAGCTGCAAAAGCTTTAGGAATGGAAACTGTAAAAGTTGCATGTTTGGCAGCTAAAGAGAAAGTAAATCCTAAGATGCAAGCAACTGTAGATGCAGATATGTTAGCAAAAGCTTGTAAAGAAGGAGAATTTGGTGAAAATGTAATTGTAGAAGGTCCTCTGGCTTTTGATTTAGCTGTTTCAAAAGAAGCTAGTGAGATAAAAGGGTTTAAAAGTGAAGTATCTGGAGATGTAGATATCATATTGGTTCCAACAATAGAGGTTGGTAATGGAATAGGGAAAGCCTTTACATATATGGCAGACTCTAAATCAGCAGGTATAATTATGGGTGCAAAAGCTCCTATAGTTTTAGTGTCAAGAGCTGATTCACATGAATCTAAATTATATTCTATTGCATATGGGGCTATTGTAGCTAAAAATATGAAATAG
- a CDS encoding LysR family transcriptional regulator gives MEIRVLRYFLAIAREESISGAATFLHITQPTLSRQIMELEEELGVKLLVRGNRKITLTNEGRLLHKRAEEIISLVDKVELEFDNPNEIISGDIYIGSGETEAMRLIARTAHHFHQKYPNVRYHLFSGNADDVTEKLDKGLLDFGILIEPANIQKYDYAQIPATDVWGLLMRKDSALASQSTINPKDLCNIPLIISRQTLVDKAISKWLQGSNEKLNIIATYNLVYNASLLVEEGLGYALCLDRLVNTTENSNLCFRPLSPPLEAKLNIIWKKHQIFSKAAEKFLLQIQKDFSSIMLDTSKLDTPKEK, from the coding sequence ATGGAAATAAGAGTATTAAGATATTTTTTAGCAATTGCAAGAGAAGAAAGTATATCTGGTGCGGCAACCTTTTTACATATAACACAACCAACACTTTCTAGACAAATTATGGAACTTGAAGAAGAGTTGGGAGTTAAATTATTGGTTCGAGGAAATAGAAAAATCACCTTAACAAATGAAGGTAGGCTTTTACATAAAAGAGCAGAAGAAATTATATCATTAGTTGATAAGGTTGAATTAGAATTTGACAATCCCAATGAGATTATTAGTGGTGATATATATATAGGAAGTGGTGAAACTGAAGCTATGCGACTTATAGCGAGAACTGCCCATCATTTTCATCAAAAATACCCCAATGTAAGATATCACCTTTTTAGTGGGAATGCTGATGATGTGACTGAAAAATTAGACAAGGGACTGCTTGATTTTGGTATTTTAATTGAACCCGCAAATATACAGAAGTATGATTATGCACAAATTCCTGCTACTGATGTATGGGGTTTACTAATGCGTAAAGATAGTGCCCTTGCATCACAAAGCACAATAAATCCAAAAGATTTATGCAATATACCTCTTATTATTTCAAGACAGACACTTGTTGATAAAGCAATTTCTAAATGGCTTCAAGGCAGTAATGAAAAACTAAACATTATTGCAACATACAATTTAGTTTATAATGCTTCTCTTTTGGTAGAAGAAGGTCTGGGCTACGCTCTGTGTTTAGATAGACTCGTCAATACTACAGAAAACAGTAATCTTTGTTTTAGACCTCTATCTCCTCCTTTAGAAGCTAAATTAAATATTATATGGAAAAAACATCAAATATTTTCAAAGGCAGCAGAAAAATTTTTACTTCAAATACAAAAAGATTTTTCTTCTATCATGTTGGATACATCTAAGTTGGATACACCCAAAGAAAAATAA
- a CDS encoding B12-binding domain-containing radical SAM protein, protein MKILLTTLNSKFIHTNLAIRYLKEFVRDLIEVNMKEYTINNDLDYILKDIYKNEYDIILFSTYIWNVGDIVKLCDNLKKIRPNTKIALGGPEVSYDSYEAMKKYDFVDYILYGEGELIFRDLVLHLQGKMEINDVNGLVYRQGNEIIVNKPMELLQDLDEIPSPYENLNPKEYENRIVYYESSRGCPFNCQYCLSSTIPGLRYFSLDRIKSDLKALIDARVSQIKFIDRTFNANRKVAMEIMDFLMKNDNGYTTYHFEVTAYLIDDKMLEFLADCKEGLFQFEIGVQSTNEKTLDAVGRRDDFKKLSHVVQTVASYRNIHQHLDLIAGLPYEDYKSFENSFNDVFNLGIEHLQLGFLKMIKGTGMRKVADEHGFKYKDYAPYEFLYNNYISYEETLKLKDIEDILERYYNSKNFVLSMRYIIGRFYKQSPFKFFEVFAKYFDENGYFDLAQGKNQLYKILMDFYNEKINIDNDVFNDILKYDYISLGKTSNIPQFFNKLDVDDFKNRCHVFLQDNDNLSTYLPSFVDKPAKHIIKYVHFEPFRFNVVDLKNDINTEIREVENVVLFEYDDKKIFEKSKTHKVEI, encoded by the coding sequence TTGAAAATTTTATTAACAACATTAAATTCCAAGTTTATTCATACAAATTTGGCTATAAGATATCTAAAAGAATTTGTAAGAGATTTGATAGAAGTTAATATGAAAGAATACACGATAAACAACGATTTGGACTATATTTTAAAGGATATATATAAAAATGAATATGATATAATATTATTCTCAACATATATCTGGAATGTGGGAGATATAGTTAAACTTTGTGATAATCTAAAAAAAATTAGACCTAATACTAAAATAGCTTTGGGCGGACCGGAAGTGAGTTATGATAGTTATGAGGCAATGAAAAAGTATGATTTTGTGGATTATATACTTTATGGAGAGGGAGAATTAATTTTTAGAGACTTAGTACTTCACTTGCAAGGAAAGATGGAAATAAATGATGTAAATGGACTTGTATATAGACAAGGCAATGAGATAATAGTGAATAAGCCTATGGAATTACTTCAAGATTTGGATGAGATTCCTAGTCCTTATGAAAACTTGAATCCAAAAGAATATGAAAATAGAATAGTGTATTATGAATCATCAAGAGGTTGCCCTTTTAACTGCCAGTACTGTTTATCATCTACTATTCCAGGTCTAAGGTATTTTAGTTTAGACAGGATAAAGAGTGATTTAAAAGCTTTAATAGATGCAAGAGTATCACAGATAAAGTTTATAGATAGGACATTCAATGCAAATAGAAAAGTGGCTATGGAAATCATGGATTTCCTTATGAAAAATGATAATGGATATACAACTTATCATTTTGAAGTTACAGCGTATTTGATAGATGATAAGATGCTTGAGTTTTTGGCTGATTGTAAAGAAGGTCTTTTTCAATTTGAAATAGGGGTTCAGTCAACGAATGAAAAAACACTTGATGCAGTAGGCAGAAGGGATGATTTTAAAAAGTTGTCTCATGTTGTACAAACTGTAGCATCTTATAGAAATATACATCAGCACTTAGACTTAATTGCAGGACTGCCTTATGAAGATTATAAGAGCTTTGAAAATTCTTTTAATGATGTATTTAATCTAGGTATAGAGCATCTGCAATTAGGCTTTTTAAAGATGATTAAAGGGACAGGTATGAGAAAAGTTGCAGATGAGCATGGTTTTAAATATAAGGATTATGCTCCATATGAGTTTTTATACAATAATTATATAAGCTATGAAGAAACTTTGAAGCTAAAGGATATAGAAGATATACTGGAGAGATACTACAATTCTAAAAACTTTGTGTTATCTATGAGATATATTATAGGCAGATTTTATAAACAAAGCCCTTTTAAATTCTTTGAGGTTTTTGCCAAGTATTTTGATGAAAATGGCTACTTTGATTTGGCACAAGGAAAGAATCAGTTATATAAAATATTGATGGATTTCTATAATGAAAAAATCAACATAGATAATGATGTATTCAACGATATATTAAAATATGACTATATATCACTGGGTAAAACATCAAATATACCACAGTTTTTTAATAAGCTAGATGTGGATGATTTTAAGAATAGATGCCATGTATTTTTACAAGATAATGATAACTTATCAACATATTTACCTAGTTTTGTTGATAAACCAGCTAAACATATAATAAAATATGTTCATTTTGAGCCATTTAGATTTAATGTTGTGGATTTAAAAAATGATATAAATACAGAAATAAGAGAAGTAGAAAATGTAGTCTTATTTGAGTATGATGATAAAAAAATATTTGAGAAATCTAAAACTCATAAAGTAGAGATTTAA